The genomic segment CGGATCAAAAACGAGCAGGCGAAAACCTTCTCCTTTACCATCAACGCGCCGACGACGCCGGGGGACTATACACTCTCGATGCAAATGAACGACGGCACCTCGGGATTCGGCGTCGTTAAGACGTTTACGGTCCATGTGGCCGCACCGCGCGACGCCAAATTCGCGGCATGGGACGTGCCGACGGTTATGGCTGCGGGCACCAAAGCCAACATTAGCATCGATGTGCAAAATGCGGGAGCGAACAATTGGGCGCAATCGGATTTGTACAGGCTTTATTCCGGTCCGACCAATCAGTTCGTATGGGGCGACTTCGGCGTCGGCGGCTACAGCCTCAGCGCTACCAATCAGCGCATTTTCTTGTCCGGCACGGAGACGATCGCTCCGAGCCAGCGCAAAGGCTTCTCGTTCAGCATTCAAGCGCCTTCGACGCCGGGTACTTATACGCTCAGCGCAGGCATGGTTCAGGACGGGGTCGCGACTTTCGGCACCGTCAAGACATGGACGATCAACGTCGTGAGCGGCTACGAACAGCGCGTGGACGTCGGCGCTTCCGCGGCCTTTACGGATGCGAAGGGACTGGCTTGGGCGGCGGATCAGCCATACTCGGGCACGAATACATGGGGTTATACGACATCCACGACGGCCGTGAATACGACGACCGACACGATATCGGGTACGAGCGACCAGGCGCTGTATCGCACGCAGCGCTTCGGCAGCGGCGGCAATGCGTTCGCATATAAATTCAACGTCCCGAACGGCACCTACAAGGTGACGCTGGATTTCGCGGAGATTTACTTTAATGCGGGCGGCACGAGAGTCTTTAACGTCGATATCGAAGGTGCGAATATGTTGTCGGGCTACGACATCTATACAGCCGCGCTCGGACACGACAAGGCGCGCAGGTACGAATTCAACAAGATTGCCGTAACGGACGGCGTTATCGATATTGACTTCAGCGCGCTAAACGACGCTGCGGCCGTCAATGCGATCCAGGTGGTGCGGACCGGCTGACAGGCGTCCTACCGGATGTTAAAGGAAAGTCGCACCGGATTTTCGCATTTAATAGGAAACAACGAAGGTGGAGATCGTCATGGGAAAAACGAAAATCGGGATCGTCGGGACGGGCTCCATTTCCCACTATCACTTGAAGGCGTACCAAAAAAACGCGGATGTCGAGATTTATGCGGTTTGCGACGTGAACGGCGAACGTGCGGCCGTGACGGCGGCGTCCTTCGGCGCTTCGGCGGTCTATACCAACTATGCGGCCATGATGGCGGATCCGCAGGTCGATGCGGTCAGTATCTGCACCTGGAACAACACGCATGCGCCGTTTGCCATTGAGGCGCTGGAGGCGGGCAAGCATGTCCTCGTCGAAAAGCCGCTGTGCTTGACTGTGGAGCAGGCGCTGGAAGTGGAAAAGACGGTCGTTAAGAGCGGCAAAGTGCTCCAGATCGGCTACGTGCGCAGGTACGATCCGAACGCGTTGATGCTGCAGCAGTGGATCGCCCGGGGCGAAGTCGGCGACATCCATTATGCCAAAGCATCGAGCTTGCGGCGGCTCGGCAATCCGGGTGGCTGGTTCGCCGACAAGTCGCGCTCCGGCGGCGGTCCGCTCATCGATCTGGGCGTGCATATCATCGACCTGTGCTGGTACTTGATGGGACGGCCCAAGGTGAAGTCGGTCAGCGGCAATACGTACAAGAAGCTCGGCCAGCGCAGCCATGTCAAGGGCCTTACCTTTTACAAATCCGCGGACTACGATGCCAATTCCAATACGGTTGAGGATTTGGCCAACGCCTTGATCCGCTTCGAAAACGGCGCCTCGCTGATGGTGGACGTGAGCTTCACGCTGCATGCGCGCAAGGACGAGGGGCTAGTCCGGCTGTACGGGGATAAGGGCGGAATCGAGATCGACCCCGAGGTGCTGCTGGTTACGGAAAAATCCGATACGATCGTCACGGTGTCGCCGCAGACAGATCATGCGTCCTTCGATGCGGACCAGGCGTTCCAAAACGAGATCGATCATTTTATCTCCTGCTGCCGGGAGGGACGGTCGCCCGAAAGTCCGGTTCAAGACGGCGTCGAGATGATGAAAATTTTGTGCGGCATCTACGAATCGGCGGAGCTCGGCAGGGAAATCGTGTTCGATTAAGCTTCGGCTATGCGTTGTATGCCCGAGAAAGAAGAGCTGTTCCGACTTCGTGCAAACGACGCCGGAACAGCGCAACGCCCGCAACGGCTCCTCGGAGCCGTTTTTGTTTTGACGTCTCTTTGCCGAACGGTTACGATGGATGCATCAGATTCGCGTAACGATCGGGGGATACGGCATGAGCGCGACAAAGGAAGCAAGCGGCCTGCGACGCCTGATCGGACTGCGCGTGACGAAAACGGCGCTCGCGACCGTGGCGGCCATATATATCGCGATGCTTCTGCATGTGGAAAATGCGCAGGCGGCCGGCATCCTCGCCATCCTGGGCGTCGATACGACACGCTGGCGAGGCATCATGACGGTATACGCGCGGTTCGCGGCGTCCGTCATCGGCTTGGCCGTCGCGTCGGCCGTGTTCCTGCTGGCGGGCTTTCACGTCTGGACGCTCGCGCTGTACATACTGATCGCATTCCCGCTGCTCACGCGCATTAAAATGAAGGAAGGCATCGTCACCGGTTCGGTCATCGTCTTCCATCTGTTCCATAACGGGATCGTGTCCTGGCATACGATCGGGACGGAGCTGGCGCTGCTTGCGATCGGCCTCGGCTCGGCGACGGCGTTCAATCTCGCGTACATGCCGAAGCAGCGCAAGTCGCTCGAGTCGCTTCGCCAGACGACCGAGGATCTGTTCGTCGCGATGCTGGGCGAGCTGGCCAAATTTCTGCGCGATCCGGCGGCCGTATGGGGCGGCGACGAGCTGCTAAGGGCCGAAGCTGCCATCGAGGAAGGCATGCAGACGGCCAAGCGTTCGCAGGAAAACCGGCTGAGCCGGCAGGACGAGCCTTGGCTTCTGTACTTTGGTATGCGGCGCGAGCAGCTCGACTTGATTCAGCTGATGATGGAGAACATCGCGTTCGTATCGTCCAGCGTGCCCCAGTCCGAAGCGATCGCTTCATTGTTCGACAGGCTGACGCATGACGTGAGGTCCGAATTTTACGAGGGCAAGACTGAACGCGCGCTCGACGCGCTCGAGCGGGAGTTCAAGGCGATGCCGCTGCCTGCGACGCGCGAGGAGTTCGAGATCCGGGCTGCGCTGCTGCATTTGTGCAGAGAGCTCCGCCGATTTTTGACCGTCGGCAGCAGAGGGAAAATGCGCAGGTCTTCATGAACAAGGACCGGCATACAATCATAGAGACGAAGCGTCAATGCAAGGATACGTTTTTGTCACTCTAGACGAATGTCCTGCATAGACTTTAATTGAATTGATTGTATGGAGGAGGTCATTGCATGACGCTCGCGGATAAACGGCTGCAGCGAAGGGAAATCATCACGAAGGCAGTATGCGGCAAGGGCCGCAAATTCTCGACGATTACCCATTCGGTCACGCCGCCGCACCATCCCACCAGCATTCTCGGGGCATGGATCATCAATCACCAGTACGAAGCGGTTCGTTCGGGTGACGGCATCGAGGTGGTCGGGTCTTACGATATCAATATCTGGTATTCGTACGACAAGAACTCCCAGACCGACGTCGCCAAGGAGACGGTCTCGTACTCGGAGCTCGTGCCGCTTTCGTATGTAGACCCCCGTCATCGCAGCTCCACGGAAGAGGTGTCTGCGGATGCGACGCAGGAACCGAATTGCGTGGAAGCGTTGATCGGCGGAGGCGGTACTTCCGTGCTTATTCGCGTGGAGCGCGAATACGCGGTCGAGATGGTCGCCGAGACCAAAGTATGCGTGGTCGTTGATCCGAACTACTTTGAAGACGGCAAGGATGCGGACTTTGCGCTGGACGAAGGCGATTACGAAGACCTCGATGCCGATCTGCTTGAAGACGATTTGTAAGCGGCCCGCTGCGGCCGATACTTATGTCTATGCAGAAGCGATGGAAGTGTCGAGGGCGGATGCCTGCTTCGTTCGGTAAAATCGTCCCGATGCCGGAAAAATCGCGCGGATCGCTCGGGCTCCTGCCCGAAGGCGAAGCCGGCGGCGGTCCCGGCGCAGGGGCAGGGACAGAGTCAGGGAAGGGTCATCCGGCTTCGACGTACAACCGTCGGCGGGACGGCCCTTCCCGTGTTGTTCGGGGGGGATGAGGGTGCGGATATCCGGCTTGAAGCGCGGCATGGACGAGGCAAGGGACGTCGGTATCGTTGAATCAGGCACGGACAAAGCCAGCTCAAAAAGCCAAATGGCGCTCGGGACGGTGTGGATTGACGGAAAAGGCGCGGTCGGGGAGATGCTTGCGGCTGCGGGACTGAAGCGTCTTGCGGTTGACAGTCGTCCGGGTCCTTCGGATGTGATCGTGAGGCTGTCGGCCGGCGGGGCGGATCCTGCGCGTACCGACGCAGTCGCTGCGACAGGACATGCCGGGGCCTGGACCTGGAACGAGGCGGCGGGCGCAGTCGGTTCGCTCGAGCCAGCAGAGCTCGACCGGCGGCTCGCCCGCGAGGGCTTGACCGCGACAATTCGAAGCGGCGCCGCGGCAGCCGGGCGCACAGGCTGGCGACGGAGCGAGGGGGCGACAGGCGTGCTCCGCGTCCCGGCGCAAACGTACGTCGTCACCGTCTTCGGCCTGTCGGCGCCGATCGTTCGCCCGGAGCCCGGCGCGCATGCGTCCGGGCGCGAGCTGGCCCGCAGGCTGGGCAGAGCCTCCGCGCGCGCCATCTATTCGCTCGGGCTCGAGCTGGGTACCGTCACCTGGCAGGTTGACGGTTCGGGCCGCCGCGGAACCATCGTCGGCTTGGACGCGGCCATCGGGGAACCCGACGAAGCAGGTGCGCTTAGGCTGACAGAGGCCGCTGCCGAATTCGCCGCGCAGTGGTCGGAGGAGGCTGCGGGAAGCCGGCCGGAAGCGCTCCTCGGCGCGGATCCGGAGTTTGTCATGCTCACGGAAGCGGGCCGGATCGTGCCTGCGTCGCGGTATTTCGGTCCGGGCGAGCGGACCGGGAGCGACTCGGTCGTCTTGCGGGGCGTGCAGCGCTGGCCGCTCGCGGAGCTTCGGCCGCGGCCGGCGCGGGACCCCGCCGTGCTGACGCAGCGCATCCGGCGCCTGCTGCTGGACGCGTCCGCGCGGACGGCCGGCGCAAAGCTGCGGTGGCGCGCGGGCGCCGCGCCGGTCAAGGGCTTGCCGCTGGGCGGGCACCTGCACTTCAGCGGTCTTGCCCTTACGGCCGAGCGGCTGCGGGCGCTCGACAACGCGCTTGCGCTGCCGCTGCGGCTGCTCGAGCCGGACGGCGCCGGGCGCCGTCGGCCGCGCTACGGCGCGCTCGGCGACTTCAGGACGAAGTCGCACGGCGGCTTCGAATACCGGACGCCGCCGAGCTGGCTCGTGTCGCCGCGGCTAACGCTCGGTGTCCTGTCGCTTGCGAAGCTCGCGGCAGAGCATGCGCGCGAGCTGTCCGGCAGCCGCCCGCTCGACGACGACGCGCTGCGCGACGCCTACTACGATGGAAACCTGGCGCCGCTGCGGCGTGCGGCCGCAGCCGTGCGCGTCGCGCTCGAATCGCTGCCGGCTTATGCGAGATACGGCGAGGCTGTCGGATTTCTGTTCGATGCCATCGAAGCGGGCAAGGTTTGGGACGAAAGCGTGGATATTCGGCGCGGTTGGCGGATTCCGGAATGATGGAACGAGGGAATGACGGAAGTTGGCGCAAAATTGCAGGATTTTGATCCCGAACTTACGCGTTTTCGCTAATTCGGGGAAGATAACATGCACTTTTGCGCGATAGCGAGGGTTCTGGGTCGTAAACGGCAAGCGGCAGCCGGCAGGCGGTAGATGGCAGCCGGCAGGCGGTAGATGGTAGAGGGCAGCCGGCAGGCGGTAGATGGTAGAGGGCAGGCGGTAGATGGTAGAGGGCAGGCGGTAGATGGTAGAGGGCAGGCGGTAGATGGTTGAGGGCAAGAAGTGGTAGATGGTAAACGGCAAGCGGCAGCCAGCAGGCGGCAAGCGGCAAGCGGCCGACGAAGAGGCGCTGCCGCTTTTTTGATGCGCGCTAGGCCGCATGACCTACTTTCTTCCAGTTTCTGCGCCGACCACGACGAACCTCGTAAAGCTTGGTATAATAGATCGATGAGTTCAGAGCGACAATTGGAGGATTCTATGGCCGGTTATACCCCGATGATGCAGCAGTATTTGTCCGTGAAGGAAGAAGCGAAGGACGCGCTCTTATTCTTCCGACTGGGCGATTTCTATGAAATGTTTTTCGAAGACGCGCTAACGGCGTCCCGGGAGCTTGAGATTACGCTGACCGGCAGGGGAGCGGGACAGGAAGAGCGCATTCCGATGTGCGGCGTCCCCCATCACTCGGCGGAAGGTTACATAGCGAAACTGGTGGACAAGGGCTACAAGGTCGCGATCTGCGAGCAAGTCGAAGATCCGAAGGCGACCAAAGGCGTCGTGAAGCGCGAGATCGTGCGGATCGTCACGCCCGGCACGGTGATGGAGACGAAGTCGCTGGCGGGCGGTGCGAACAACTTTATCGTCGGCGCCGCCGAGCTGGACGGCCGGTTTGGCCTTGCGGCCTGCGATCTGACGACCGGCGAGATGTACGTGACATCGTTCGCGGCGTCGGCGGAGTCGGTTAAAAACGAGCTGAACGTATACCGTCCGGCCGAAGCCGTCGGCGATGAGCGGGCGCTGGCTATTCTGGAGGAGGCGTCCCTGGCGTCGGGCAGAGCCTTGGTTACGACGGTCAGGGCGCAGACGCAGGACCCGGGCGAGCGGCTCGCCGTACAGTTTCCTGAAGAGCGATGGGACAGACACGAGCAGGTGCGACAGCTCGCCGTCGCCCGCCTTGCGGAATATCTCGGCGATACGCAGAAGCGGTCGCTTGCCCACGTGCGAGCGGTCAAGAGCTACGACCCGCAGCAATTCATGGCGCTCGACGCCTTCACGCGGCGCAACCTCGAGCTGACAGAGACCGTGCGCGACCGCGCCCGCAAGGGCTCGCTGCTGTGGCTCCTCGACCGCACGCGCACGGCGATGGGCGCGCGCCAGCTGAAGCGCTGGATCGACCAGCCGCTGCTCGACCGGGCGTCGGCGGACGAGCGGCTCGACGCGGTCGAGGCGCTGCACGGCAACTGGATGCTGCGGGAGGATCTGCGCGCCGCGCTGTCGGAGATTTACGACCTGGAACGGCTGGTCGGGCGGATCGCCTATGGCACGGCCAACGCGCGAGATCTTAACGCGCTCGGTGCGTCGCTATCGCGCATCCCGGCGCTCAAGGACATTTGCGCGGAGCTCGGCTCGGGGCCGCTCGCCGTCCTGTCGCAGTCGCTCGACGCCTGCGAGGATCTGGCGCTGGCGATCGCGGACGCGATCGCCTCCGAGCCGCCGGTGTCGGTTCGCGAAGGCGGATTGATCCGGCCGGGCTTCCACGAGCGGCTGGACGAGCTGCGCGAAGCGAGCAAGAACGGCAAGACCTGGATCGCCGAGCTCGAGCGGCGGGAGCGCGAGGCGACGGGCATCAAGTCGCTGAAGATCGGGTTCAACAAGGTGTTCGGTTATTATCTCGAAGTGACGCGGGCCAATCTGGGCACGCTGCCCGAGGGCCGGTACGAGCGCAAGCAGACGCTCGCCAACGCCGAGCGCTACGTGACGCCGGAGCTGAAGGAGAAGGAGGCGCTCATCCTCGAGGCCGAGGACCGCATGATCGATCTGGAGTACGAGCTGTTCGCCGCCCTCCGTGACGAGATCGCCCTTCATATTCCGCGCCTGCAGCGTCTGGCCGAGCGGGTGTCGAGCCTTGACGCGCTGCAGTCGCTGGCGGAGGTCAGCGCGGAGCGGCGATATGTCAGGCCGACGTGGAGCGACGGCTACGACCTGAACGTAACCGGCGGCCGGCATCCCGTCGTGGAAGCCGTGACCGAAGGGAGCGCCTATATCTCGAACGACGCCTCGCTGACGCGCGAAGGCGGTCCGATCCTTCTCATCACGGGTCCCAACATGGCGGGCAAGAGCACGTATATGAGGCAGGTCGCGATGATCTGCATCATGGCCCAGATCGGCTGCTTCGTGCCCGCAACCCGGGCCGAGCTGCCGATGGTCGACCGCATTTTCACGCGGATCGGCGCGGCCGACGACCTCGTGGGCGGACAGAGCACGTTCATGGTCGAAATGAAGGACATCCAGATCATGACGGAGCAGGCGACGGCGCGGAGCCTGGTCATCATCGACGAGCTCGGCCGCGGCACATCGACGGACGAGGGCATGGCGATCGCCCAGTCCGTCATCGAATACGTGCACGACCGGATCGGCTGCAAGGCGCTCGTCTCCACGCATTACCACGAGCTGGCCCATCTGGAGGAGACGCTCGGGGGGCTGCGCAACGGCTGCATGGCCGTCAAGGAGAGCTCGGACGGCGTCACCTTCCTCCGCAAGCTCGTAGCCGGCGCGGCGGATTCAAGCTACGGGATCTACTGCGCGCAGCTCGCCGGCCTGCCGGATTCGATCGTGTCGAGAGCTTACGGTCTGCTTGAAGCCGCAGGGACGGGGCCGATCAGGACAGCCGGCGAGCGTGGCGGCGCCGAAGCTTCGCCGAGCCCGGGCCGGACTCCGGCGTACGAAGGGGCAGTCCCGGCACCGTCACTGGAAGCCGCGCAGCCGATCGTTGCCGAGCGCGAGCCGTCCGCAGCAAGGCCGGCGGGCGGCGTGCAGCAGCTGTCGATGTTCGAGGAAGCCGCGGCTGCCGCCGAGGGAAAGGCCGCGAAGACGCGGACGCCCGAAGCGGACAAGCTGCTCGACAAGATGCGCAAGCTCGATGTCATGCGCATGACGCCGTTGCAGGCATTGGAATGGCTGAACGACGCGCGCAATCAATTGATCGGAAAAGGGGACTGAATTTGAAAGGACAACGAAGAACGGCAAGCTTGCTGCTCAAGGCAACGCTGTGTTTGGCCCTGTCGGTCCTATGGCTGCCTGTCGGCGCCGGAGCCGCTACCAAGGACCAAGTCAACGAAGTGCGACAGCTGCTGGAAGAATACCATATCAGCAAGCCGACGGACGACAAGCTGGGCGAGTCCGGCATCGATGCGATGATCGACGCGCTCGGCGATCCGTATACGCAGTACTTTTCGCCGGAGGAGCTGCAAAGCTTCTCGAACGCAATCAATCAATCGTTCGTCGGGATCGGCATCGTCATGTCGCAGGACGACGGCATCGTTTATCTGGAGGACGTCGTTCCGGACAGTCCGGCTTATAAAGCCGGGCTGATGCCGGGCGACGCGCTCGTCTCGATCGACGGCGTGCTGACCGCGGGCAAGACGATCGACGCCATTCAGATCATGGCTGCAGGCACGGAAGGTACGTTCGTCAACATCGGCGTCAAGCGGGGCCTGGTCAAGCTGCAATTCCTGGTGACCAGGTCCGCGGTGCAGCTGCCTGTCGCAACATCCCGGCTGATGGGCAGCGGCGTCGGCTACCTGCGCCTCGATTCCTTTTCGGCGGATGCGGGCGCCAAGTTCAAGACGCAGCTGCAGTCGCTCGAAGGCAAAGGAATGTCGTCTCTTGTCGTCGATCTGCGAGGCAACGGCGGCGGCTATGTGGATCAAGCCCAACAGATCGCGGCTTTGTTCGTCAAGGACGGCATCCTGGCGCACGTAGCGGACCGCGACGGCAAGGATACGCCGATCGAGCTGCACGGCGTGAGCCGCAGCTATCCCGTTTATATTCTCGTCGACGGCGGCAGCGCGAGCGCGACCGAGCTCTTGTCCGGCGCCCTTCAGGAGTACGGCATCGCGAAACTGGTCGGTACGAAGACGTACGGCAAAGGCGTCATCCAGCAGCTCATTCCCGTCGAGTCGGGCGGCACGCTTAAGGTGACCGTGCAAGAGTACAAGACGCCGGGAGGCAAAAAGGTGGACAAGGTCGGACTGACGCCTGACGTCACCGTGGCGGGCGGCCTTCAGCAGCTCCTTACGGCTTACCGGCTTGCTGGTGGCGGCGACGTCCGTCTTACCGTAGGCAGAGGCGCGCTCGTCGTCAACGGCATCCGGTCGGCCGATGCCGGCTCCGTCGTCAAGAAAAACGGCGTCTGGTACGTCAGCTCGAGGCTCGGGGCCGTCGCCTCCGAAGCCAAGCTGAGCTACGATCCCCAGGCCAAGCAGATCGTGTTCGCAAAGGGCGAAGCGACGTACCGGCTGGGTGCCTCGGACAGCCATGTCATCGTCAAAAACGGCGTCAGTTATATCGACGTCCGCCTGCTGTCCAAATGGTTCTCCAACCTGACCTGGGCAGCCGTTGGCGACGGCACGGTCACGCTGTACGATTCGGCGGCTTGACGAACGCAGCCTAACGTTAGGAAGGAGGGACCGTTTTGGGGATCATCATCCAGCTGGACGAGCATTTATCCAACCAGATCGCGGCCGGAGAGGTGGTCGAGCGTCCGGCTTCCGTGCTGAAGGAGCTTATCGAGAACGCGGTCGACGCCGGCGCTAGACATGTCGACATTACTGCGGAGGAAGGCGGCTTGTCCCTGATCCGGGTCGTGGACGACGGAGCGGGCATCCAGCCGGACGACCTGCTCGTTGCCTTCCAGCGGCATGCGACGAGCAAGATCGCAAGCGGACGCGACTTGTTTCAGATCTCGACGCTGGGCTTCCGGGGCGAGGCGCTGCCGAGTATCGCATCCGTCGCCAAAGTCCGCTGCCTGAGCGCCTCCGAGTCCGGTGGCCTCGGCCGGCTGCTCGAGATCGAAGGCGGCACGGTCAAGCGACATGAGGACGCGGCCTCGCCGAGAGGCACGGATATGTCCGTTAGCGAGCTCTTTTACAATACGCCGGCACGGCTCAAATACATGCGCACGATTCAGACGGAGCTGTCGCATTTGTCCGACGTCGTATACAGGCAGGCGCTGGCGCGTCCGGATGTTGCGTTTACGTTTTCGCACAACGGCTCCGTACTGTTGCGGACGCCGGGAAACGGCGATCTGAGACAGGTCGTCGCGGCGATTTACGGTTCGGGACCGGCCAAGGCGATGCTGGAGGTGCAGGCGGACGGTCCGGATTTCTCGCTGTCCGGGCTGACCGCGATGCCGATCGAGACGCGCGCAAGCCGCAGCGCGGTGACGGTCATCGTCAACGGAAGGTTCGTACGCAGTCCGGCCGTCGTCCAGCCGCTGCTTCAGGCGTATCATACGCTGCTGCCGATCAATCGTTATCCGTTGTCCGTGCTGCATCTGCGGATGCATCCTTCGCTGTTGGACGTGAACGTTCATCCCGCAAAGCTCGAGGTTCGGTTCAGCAAAGAAACCGAGCTGCGCGCGTTCGTGGAGGCCGCCGTTAAGGAGGCGCTCCAATCGTATGCCTATATCCCTTCGGGGACGGCCGTTCGCAAGCCAAAGCCGGAGACGTGGCAGCAGGAGCAGATCCGGTTCCAGCTTCCGCCGGTCGACGCGGAATCGGTATCAACTTCGGAGTCGGAAACCGTAAGCAAGCCGGACGATCGGCAGCCTGAAGGCGACCAAGCAACGGCGGAGCGTCCGGAGCCCGACTCCAACGGAGAGGTTGTTGCGGCTGAACCCACAGCGCCCCCGGCGCGTTCTTGGGACCGCCGGTCCGTCGGATCTTCGGCTTCGCCCAAGGACAAAGATTCAATTATGCCGGCTTACGGGGAAAGAAAACGGGATAA from the Cohnella hashimotonis genome contains:
- the mutS gene encoding DNA mismatch repair protein MutS, which produces MAGYTPMMQQYLSVKEEAKDALLFFRLGDFYEMFFEDALTASRELEITLTGRGAGQEERIPMCGVPHHSAEGYIAKLVDKGYKVAICEQVEDPKATKGVVKREIVRIVTPGTVMETKSLAGGANNFIVGAAELDGRFGLAACDLTTGEMYVTSFAASAESVKNELNVYRPAEAVGDERALAILEEASLASGRALVTTVRAQTQDPGERLAVQFPEERWDRHEQVRQLAVARLAEYLGDTQKRSLAHVRAVKSYDPQQFMALDAFTRRNLELTETVRDRARKGSLLWLLDRTRTAMGARQLKRWIDQPLLDRASADERLDAVEALHGNWMLREDLRAALSEIYDLERLVGRIAYGTANARDLNALGASLSRIPALKDICAELGSGPLAVLSQSLDACEDLALAIADAIASEPPVSVREGGLIRPGFHERLDELREASKNGKTWIAELERREREATGIKSLKIGFNKVFGYYLEVTRANLGTLPEGRYERKQTLANAERYVTPELKEKEALILEAEDRMIDLEYELFAALRDEIALHIPRLQRLAERVSSLDALQSLAEVSAERRYVRPTWSDGYDLNVTGGRHPVVEAVTEGSAYISNDASLTREGGPILLITGPNMAGKSTYMRQVAMICIMAQIGCFVPATRAELPMVDRIFTRIGAADDLVGGQSTFMVEMKDIQIMTEQATARSLVIIDELGRGTSTDEGMAIAQSVIEYVHDRIGCKALVSTHYHELAHLEETLGGLRNGCMAVKESSDGVTFLRKLVAGAADSSYGIYCAQLAGLPDSIVSRAYGLLEAAGTGPIRTAGERGGAEASPSPGRTPAYEGAVPAPSLEAAQPIVAEREPSAARPAGGVQQLSMFEEAAAAAEGKAAKTRTPEADKLLDKMRKLDVMRMTPLQALEWLNDARNQLIGKGD
- a CDS encoding Gfo/Idh/MocA family protein codes for the protein MGKTKIGIVGTGSISHYHLKAYQKNADVEIYAVCDVNGERAAVTAASFGASAVYTNYAAMMADPQVDAVSICTWNNTHAPFAIEALEAGKHVLVEKPLCLTVEQALEVEKTVVKSGKVLQIGYVRRYDPNALMLQQWIARGEVGDIHYAKASSLRRLGNPGGWFADKSRSGGGPLIDLGVHIIDLCWYLMGRPKVKSVSGNTYKKLGQRSHVKGLTFYKSADYDANSNTVEDLANALIRFENGASLMVDVSFTLHARKDEGLVRLYGDKGGIEIDPEVLLVTEKSDTIVTVSPQTDHASFDADQAFQNEIDHFISCCREGRSPESPVQDGVEMMKILCGIYESAELGREIVFD
- a CDS encoding aromatic acid exporter family protein, with amino-acid sequence MSATKEASGLRRLIGLRVTKTALATVAAIYIAMLLHVENAQAAGILAILGVDTTRWRGIMTVYARFAASVIGLAVASAVFLLAGFHVWTLALYILIAFPLLTRIKMKEGIVTGSVIVFHLFHNGIVSWHTIGTELALLAIGLGSATAFNLAYMPKQRKSLESLRQTTEDLFVAMLGELAKFLRDPAAVWGGDELLRAEAAIEEGMQTAKRSQENRLSRQDEPWLLYFGMRREQLDLIQLMMENIAFVSSSVPQSEAIASLFDRLTHDVRSEFYEGKTERALDALEREFKAMPLPATREEFEIRAALLHLCRELRRFLTVGSRGKMRRSS
- a CDS encoding putative amidoligase domain-containing protein, with the translated sequence MRISGLKRGMDEARDVGIVESGTDKASSKSQMALGTVWIDGKGAVGEMLAAAGLKRLAVDSRPGPSDVIVRLSAGGADPARTDAVAATGHAGAWTWNEAAGAVGSLEPAELDRRLAREGLTATIRSGAAAAGRTGWRRSEGATGVLRVPAQTYVVTVFGLSAPIVRPEPGAHASGRELARRLGRASARAIYSLGLELGTVTWQVDGSGRRGTIVGLDAAIGEPDEAGALRLTEAAAEFAAQWSEEAAGSRPEALLGADPEFVMLTEAGRIVPASRYFGPGERTGSDSVVLRGVQRWPLAELRPRPARDPAVLTQRIRRLLLDASARTAGAKLRWRAGAAPVKGLPLGGHLHFSGLALTAERLRALDNALALPLRLLEPDGAGRRRPRYGALGDFRTKSHGGFEYRTPPSWLVSPRLTLGVLSLAKLAAEHARELSGSRPLDDDALRDAYYDGNLAPLRRAAAAVRVALESLPAYARYGEAVGFLFDAIEAGKVWDESVDIRRGWRIPE
- a CDS encoding S41 family peptidase: MKGQRRTASLLLKATLCLALSVLWLPVGAGAATKDQVNEVRQLLEEYHISKPTDDKLGESGIDAMIDALGDPYTQYFSPEELQSFSNAINQSFVGIGIVMSQDDGIVYLEDVVPDSPAYKAGLMPGDALVSIDGVLTAGKTIDAIQIMAAGTEGTFVNIGVKRGLVKLQFLVTRSAVQLPVATSRLMGSGVGYLRLDSFSADAGAKFKTQLQSLEGKGMSSLVVDLRGNGGGYVDQAQQIAALFVKDGILAHVADRDGKDTPIELHGVSRSYPVYILVDGGSASATELLSGALQEYGIAKLVGTKTYGKGVIQQLIPVESGGTLKVTVQEYKTPGGKKVDKVGLTPDVTVAGGLQQLLTAYRLAGGGDVRLTVGRGALVVNGIRSADAGSVVKKNGVWYVSSRLGAVASEAKLSYDPQAKQIVFAKGEATYRLGASDSHVIVKNGVSYIDVRLLSKWFSNLTWAAVGDGTVTLYDSAA
- a CDS encoding outer spore coat protein CotE; amino-acid sequence: MTLADKRLQRREIITKAVCGKGRKFSTITHSVTPPHHPTSILGAWIINHQYEAVRSGDGIEVVGSYDINIWYSYDKNSQTDVAKETVSYSELVPLSYVDPRHRSSTEEVSADATQEPNCVEALIGGGGTSVLIRVEREYAVEMVAETKVCVVVDPNYFEDGKDADFALDEGDYEDLDADLLEDDL
- the mutL gene encoding DNA mismatch repair endonuclease MutL codes for the protein MGIIIQLDEHLSNQIAAGEVVERPASVLKELIENAVDAGARHVDITAEEGGLSLIRVVDDGAGIQPDDLLVAFQRHATSKIASGRDLFQISTLGFRGEALPSIASVAKVRCLSASESGGLGRLLEIEGGTVKRHEDAASPRGTDMSVSELFYNTPARLKYMRTIQTELSHLSDVVYRQALARPDVAFTFSHNGSVLLRTPGNGDLRQVVAAIYGSGPAKAMLEVQADGPDFSLSGLTAMPIETRASRSAVTVIVNGRFVRSPAVVQPLLQAYHTLLPINRYPLSVLHLRMHPSLLDVNVHPAKLEVRFSKETELRAFVEAAVKEALQSYAYIPSGTAVRKPKPETWQQEQIRFQLPPVDAESVSTSESETVSKPDDRQPEGDQATAERPEPDSNGEVVAAEPTAPPARSWDRRSVGSSASPKDKDSIMPAYGERKRDNAPDQSSYAASSVVQSPGVRQESVRETRPSGDGYTAHARDPWSDRGRGKEPGKLSDQVWRAAFGAPSAETKPEFPELYWIGQLHGTYIVAQNDSGLYLIDQHAAHERIHYEIYYEKFGDPAAASQELLLPVTLSFAPDEYAAIRGKLPWFELAGVYLEDFGGNTFIVRAVPHWLPEGDESDIVREMAEWILKERGIDLHKIREKAAILCSCKASIKANQALSREAGETLLRRLAACKQPYTCPHGRPIVVSFTTYELEKMFKRVMS